The sequence TATTAATAGTTGCCTCCCAAATTTTGGGTTTCCATCATGAGTCACCTCGTCTTGATTCTTAAAAAGGGCATAAGAAGAATTATTGCCAAAAGAGTTATTAACGCATACATTGCTGGAACTAGCCCGGGACTCAGGAGACTCGTTGCCAGCATAAAAGCCAATATATCGAAGATCAGAAAGTATACTGCGTAGATAAAGAATCGTTCAACATTGACCTGAAGCTTCTCCGCCATGAAATATTCACCACAAGCATACTGGGAGAGTTTGACTGATGTCTTACTCCCTTTAGCTCCAATCTTTCCGCCATACCAGTATATGAGTGTTGCAACGACGATCGAGACCGCGAATGCGAATGGGAGTGAAGTGAATATTTCTATCCACATCTGCTTTCATGCACTCCTCAGTCAGTGGAGATTGTCTGAATTGAGTTGCATAAGTTGTATTTATTTTCTTCTCATAGAAGATTTGGCCAGAGGGATAGACCATTATAAGCCCGAAAGTTTGCTGGAGGCAGCCCCTACTCTGAAGAGATTATGGAGAAGCCAGAAATCCCCAACACAAATAAGGGTTCAACATTGAGGCTACTTTGTTTAAGTGAATTTGGATGGAAGGCTACAGTAGGGTCCTCATATATACATTTTAATGTAGGTCGCAGTCTTCCAGATATGGTTGTGCATCTTAGATAGCCAGTTCCTTTGATAACAGAGTCTGCACGAGAGTTTTGAAAAGTATTTATTCCCATTCAATAGTTCCTGGGGGTTTATGTGTGATATCGTAAACTACCCTGCAGACTTGCGGGATC comes from Candidatus Bathyarchaeota archaeon and encodes:
- the ndhC gene encoding NADH-quinone oxidoreductase subunit A, whose protein sequence is MWIEIFTSLPFAFAVSIVVATLIYWYGGKIGAKGSKTSVKLSQYACGEYFMAEKLQVNVERFFIYAVYFLIFDILAFMLATSLLSPGLVPAMYALITLLAIILLMPFLRIKTR